Below is a genomic region from Virgibacillus dokdonensis.
AAATCACCATCATTGACCGCGATTATGTGGAGTGGAGTAATTTAAGTAGACAACAGTTGTTTACAGAAGAAGATGCAGCGCACGCTCATACGAAAGCTAAAGCGGCATCTAGGCGGTTACAAGCAATTAACGGATCCATTAGGATTGAAGGGGTTGTTGAAGAATTTGCAGCCGAAACCGCAGAAGCACTCATGGAGTATGCTGATTTTGTAATTGATGGAACGGATAATTTCAATACGCGGTTTATTATTAATGATGCTTGTGCCAAATGGCGTGTACCTTGGGTATATGGAGGATGTTTAACGAGTTATGGCATTGTTTTAGCCATTATGCCTGGGAAATCGCCTTGTCTACAATGTTTAATTGATCAAATTCCGCAGCAAGGGAGAACCTGTGATACGGTGGGAGTGATTGCTCCGGCTGTTCAAATTACCGCGGCATATCAAACGGCAGAATGCTTGAAATATTTAACCGGACACGAAATGTCGCAAGAACTGCTTAATTTTGATGTTTGGGAACGAAAGCATGTATCAGTGAATGTAAGTTCGTTAATCAATCCGCATTGTCCGTCTTGCTCAACGAAGGCAACGTACCCATTTTTAATGAAACAACAAGGAATACAGACAGCCGTTCTTTGCGGAAGGGACACGGTGCAAGTACGCCCTGCACAAACCAATAAATTGTCTATTCCTTCCTTAGCGAAACAGTTAAAACCGTTTTCAGATTCGATGAAAGATAATGGGGAATTATTAATTTTTACGATTAAAAAAAACCGTTTTGTTGTGTTTAAAGATGGTCGAACATTAATTCACGGAGTAAGTGACGTAGATCAAGCTAAAAAGTTATATCAGCGTTATATTGGAGCTTAAAAGATAAGCCCCCTGACATTGTTGCTTCGTTATTGAATAATTGAATGCGACTTAAGAGATGACAGGAAAAAGATGGAATCATTTTTGGCCAACTTGTATGAACAGGATTAATGCTGTGTTTCATATAGAACAACCTTTAAATGAAGGAAAAGGAGCTGTCGCAAAATGCATATTATGCATTTGCTGACAGCTCCTTTTTATATATGAGATTGCTCGTTTTAAGATGCATTATTTTATTTATGGTGATAAAAGGAAATTTAATCGGTTTTTGACGCACTTAAATAAGCCTCGCCTTTTTTTATTTTTTTAAGCTGTCTTTAATGGATGATAATAGAGGTTTAGGCGATTAGCTTGGATTTTCGTATGTATTTTATTGAGATTATAACCAAATGCCAGGATTAAAAGTTCGTTTCGTACATTACCTGTTCCTCGCGTACGAAACTTCTTCAGATGATAATCTTCCTTCAGTACGCCGAACGTTCCTTCCACTTGAATGGAACGATTCATACGGTACAGTGTGCCTGTTTCTGTTAGAATATTTTCTTGCGCTGTTTCCCGGTATGCCAGAAATTCCTTGGCTACATGCAGTTGGCGATTCCCTTTCGCTTTTGTACATTTTTCTTTGAGCGGACAACCTGTACAATCTTCACATTCGTAGACGGTTACCTTAGATTGATAGCCAGTCTGCGAGGTTCGCGTGTAGTTTCTAATGGCATGCAGCTGCTGGTTATTGGCACAGGTATAGGTATCTGTGCTTTTATCATAAGCCATGTTTTCTCGGTGTCTGATGTCCTTTTTGAAAGAAGCTTTTTTCTTGCGTTCATGATTTTGCGGCTTGATATAGGCCGTCTGTTTTTGCTTCTTTAAATACACGTAATTTTCTTCGCTTTCATATCCAGAATCTGCGACGATGTTGCGATAGGTAAAGGGAAGATNGATCTGTGAACCTTTTTAAAAAGAAGTCTATATCGAAATCTATAATCGAACAAGTATAGAGTCTATACCCAGCCAAAGCCTTTTACGACTTGCGCAATAACGAATGTGACGACAATGGCGATAGTAGTAGGTAATATAAAAGCGGCCGACGTCCATTTTACACTTTTTGTTTCTTTCCAAATGTTGAACATGGTTGTACCACAAGGATAATGCAATAAAGAAAATAGCATCATATTAAGCGCTGTTAACCACGTCCATCCATGGTCAAGAAATATTTGTTTTAAATCGTTTAAGTTATCCACTTCGATCATCGATCCTGTTGCAAGATATCCCATTAAAAGAATCGGCAGGACGATTTCATTTGCAGGAAAGCCTAAAATAAATGCCGTTAAAATAAAACCATCCAAGCCAATCGCCTGTGCAAAAGGGTCTAAAAACCCAGCAAAATGTTCAAGAACACTTTGATCACCAACGAAAATATTCGCTAAAATCCAAGTAATAACGGATGCTGGTGCAGCAATAATGACGGCTCTTTTTAATACAAACCATGACTTATCCAATGTAGCTCGAACAATCGTATTCCATATTTTCGGTTTTCTGTAAGGTGGCAGTTCCAATGTATAGTGTGAAGGCACACCGCGCAATAATGTTTTGGAAAGAGCCCATGAAACAAAGATAGTCATGATAATGCCAAACAATACAATTCCTACGACAACGGACGCAGCAACAAACGTATTCATACCGCCTGAAAATCCAGCCGCCATAAATAAACCTGCAAGGAGAATTAATACTGGCCAGCGCCCATTACACGGGACAAAGTTGTTTGTCAAGATGGCTATCATGCGTTCCCGTGGTGACTCAATAATGCGTGAAGACATGACCGCTGCAGCATTACATCCGAACCCCATTGCCATCGTTAACGATTGTTTACCATGTGCACCAGATTTTTTAAATACACGATCTAAATTAAACGCTACTCGTGGTAAATATCCGAAATTTTCTAGCAAAGCAAACATTGGAAAGAAAATAGCCATTGGTGGCAGCATTACACTAACAACCCAGGAAGTACCACGGTAAAATCCTTCTACCAATATTCCATACAACCAATCTGGAGAGTTAGCCCATTGGAATAATGAAGCAAGCCAATTTTCAACTGTAGCAAATAACTGGCTTATAGCAATACCTGGATAGTTTGCCCCTACAATCGTTAAATAAATGACTACTCCAAGTAGCATAAGCATAATGGGAAAACCATAAATACGTGATGTTAAAATGTTATCCAAATTTTCATCAAGCCAGGTGGTTTTTTTATTAGAACGCTGTATGGAATGCTGGGTTATGCTTTGTGTAGATTGATAAATACTTGAAACGATATGATCTCTTAACGTATTTTCTTGATCACTGTACTTTTCAAACAATGCATCAAGTTGCTGTATTTGTTGGTTTGTTTCATACGCCATGACAACAGCCTCCTTGTGCAGATGGATGTTTTTCCGAACTGAATTGTTGGTTTTGTATATACGCTTTTAGCGATTCTAATAATTTTTTATCTCCATCTAATATACGTAAAGCGATCCATCTCGCAGGAAAGATATCCCCAAAAATATGCTTGATTTCTGGTTCGAGTTCTTTTATTTTCTTTTCTATTTCTGGACTATATTTAATTTTGTAACCTTTCGTTATTAATTTACCTTCAATCATTCGGTCTATCGTTTTTAGTAGTTGAATGATACCAATTTTTTCTCTAGCTGATATTAACACAACTGGAATACCTAATTGTTTAGATAACGCTTCTTTATCAATATGGATGCCTCTTTTTCTTGCTTCATCAATTAGATTGACACATAGAACGGCACGATCAGTCATTTCTAATACTTGTAATGCTATATTTAAATTTCGCTCTAACGAAGTAGCATCCACTACAACGAGTGCAATATCCGGTTTTTCAAAAATAATGTAATCTCTTGCTACTTCTTCGTCAGCTGAATTGGAGTAAAGAGAATATGTACCAGGTAAATCAATGACCTTATATACATGCTTCTCTGTTTTTAGTTCACCTTCAGCCCGTAATACCGTTTTTCCAGGCCAATTTCCTGTGTGTTGTTTTAACCCAGTAAGCAAGTTAAACAATGTGCTTTTTCCTGTGTTTGGATTTCCTGCTAAAGCAATGGTATGAGACATTTATACCACCTCTTTATGAACTTTCTTTGCGTAGATAAAAGAACTTTCTTCTTTCCGCAGTGCGATCGTCGTGTTAAAAACTTTAAAAGCGATTGGATCTCCTAATGGACTTTTCTGTACTATTTCAATGGTGGCTCCTGGGACAAAACCTAAATCTAGTAATCTACGCCGTATGACATCATCCCGTAGTTCAACAGATGTAATTTCTATTCGATCACCAATTTGAAATTGATAGATAGGTTTTTTATCAAGCATATTATGTCGCTCCTTTGGTTGTGAGTTAAATAGTTGGTTTAGGGAAACTTTAGGTTATACATAACTATATTTTAATAACATATGCTTTGTTGATATGGATGTTGATTTTGTTTACTCTCTAAATATATTATGATTATAACTCAAAAAGTTGCCTTAACGCAAACAATGTGTCCAGTTTTTTTGTAATACTGTAATAAGAGGCTTTCATGATTTTTTTACTTTATGGGGATTTTACAGTTCCTATTAGGAGTAACATGAATGGGGAGTAATGAGCATTCACAGGGGAAAAAAGTTAGTCCGTATTATAAACGAGTATATATCTAAATAATCGGCTTACATTTTAATTCATTCAAGTTAAAACATACCTTGTTGCCATTTCCAAAATGCCAAATGATGGTATAATAGACCTACATAATTAGTTGTTAACTATTTAAAATATGTCGTTATTATAAAGTTATACGATAAAAGAAGTACCGGCAAGGGAACATTACAGAAGCATATTATGTCACTATCAGCAAGCTAGCTGACTCCCCAAGTTTTATGACGAAATCTTCGTTTTTTCTTATACTTCCCATAGTAGAAAAAAGGATGAATTTTAAGTCTTATCGACTAAACAAAACTACGGCAATTTGCCATAAAATTTGCTGTGAAGTGAAATTTTCTAATGTTTTGAAAGGAGGCTAATCATGCGTTGCCCAACGTGTGGAATGAAAAAACAAAGAAGAACGCGTTTCTGTTTAAATTGTGGAAGAACGTTAAAGCGAGGAATAGCATTTAAGTTAACAGCCATCATTTCATTTTTGCTCCTTGTGAGCGGAGGCACTTATTTATTTATCGAAAGTAATGCTGCTAGCAATCGTCTAGAAACGCATACAAAAGCGGCTAACGCTGCAAGTCGCAATGATCCAGAATTAATGAACAAACAAAGCGATGACTTAGATGATGAAAAAACCGTTGAAGAAAAGATTCAAATGGCTGAAAAAAACGTATATACAGTTAGGACGAATGAAAGGGAAGGTGCTGCTTTTTTATATAATGATCAAGGCATCTTATTAACGAGTGCACATCTTGTTGAAGGGCATACGGAAGTACAAGTTAGAAATAATCATGATGCATTTACTGGCTCTGTTATCGGCTATTCCAATGAAACAAATCTGGCAGCGATTCAAGTATCTGAACTGGCAGGGGATCAACCAGCACCAATCGAGAGGGAAAAAGGTTTATCTGCAGGGGATGAAGTTATTGCTATGGGAAGCGAGCGTGTTTTAGACAATAATACAACGCCTACTGTTGTCAACGAAGTGGACTGGCATTTTTCTTATGGAAATTTTACATATGAACATACGTATCAATTGGAAGAGACGCTATTACTGGGATATAGTGGTGGGCCTTTATTGTCTGGCGAGACTGGTAGCATGATTGCTATTAATTCGATTGCCCATGTCAAAGATATTGCTGTACAATTTAGTGTCCCTATACACGAGGTTGCAGATATGATAGACGGTTGGATAGATGAACCGATGAATGCAGCAACAATTACAGAACAATTTTATGATGCAGATGGGGGCTATTTTTTTGGAGATTTTTGGGGGACTCGATATCCAGAAGAAACGGCCACCAATCAAGAAAGTGAATCTACTAGTAAGGGAGAAGGCAGTGTAACAAATGCCGCCGAAAATAATACTTCTAATCATAGGGGACAGCAAACGTGGCAAGCACCTGCTTATACGCCACCAGCTAATAATGGATGGCAAAACCGGGACAATAATACGCAAAATGGCACCAATGATATAAACCAAAATTCGACTCCGGAACAAAAGAAGGATAATGAAACAAATAAAGGCGCTGGTGAGGGTCCTTCAGACGGTGGTGACGATCAAACAAATTATGACGAGAATTCAACTAAACCTACAGATGGACCGAAGAAACCAGAAGAACCAGAGAAACCAAAAGAACCTCAAGAAGACTCGTCAGAAGAAGATAACGAATCTAGTCAGCAATAATTTCATTTGTAATCTTTTTGTCTTAGACAGACTTGGCCTAAGTCTGTCTAAGACTAGAGGCAGTGAGGTGTCATGTTATAAGAGACAAACCCTATCCATTCATTTCCTAATGATAGTTTACTTTTAATTTTCTATCGTTT
It encodes:
- a CDS encoding ThiF family adenylyltransferase; this encodes MIKQRYSRQELFAPIGTEGQQKLANKHVVIVGAGALGSANGEMLARAGVGKITIIDRDYVEWSNLSRQQLFTEEDAAHAHTKAKAASRRLQAINGSIRIEGVVEEFAAETAEALMEYADFVIDGTDNFNTRFIINDACAKWRVPWVYGGCLTSYGIVLAIMPGKSPCLQCLIDQIPQQGRTCDTVGVIAPAVQITAAYQTAECLKYLTGHEMSQELLNFDVWERKHVSVNVSSLINPHCPSCSTKATYPFLMKQQGIQTAVLCGRDTVQVRPAQTNKLSIPSLAKQLKPFSDSMKDNGELLIFTIKKNRFVVFKDGRTLIHGVSDVDQAKKLYQRYIGA
- a CDS encoding transposase; this translates as MXLPFTYRNIVADSGYESEENYVYLKKQKQTAYIKPQNHERKKKASFKKDIRHRENMAYDKSTDTYTCANNQQLHAIRNYTRTSQTGYQSKVTVYECEDCTGCPLKEKCTKAKGNRQLHVAKEFLAYRETAQENILTETGTLYRMNRSIQVEGTFGVLKEDYHLKKFRTRGTGNVRNELLILAFGYNLNKIHTKIQANRLNLYYHPLKTA
- a CDS encoding nucleoside recognition domain-containing protein, coding for MAYETNQQIQQLDALFEKYSDQENTLRDHIVSSIYQSTQSITQHSIQRSNKKTTWLDENLDNILTSRIYGFPIMLMLLGVVIYLTIVGANYPGIAISQLFATVENWLASLFQWANSPDWLYGILVEGFYRGTSWVVSVMLPPMAIFFPMFALLENFGYLPRVAFNLDRVFKKSGAHGKQSLTMAMGFGCNAAAVMSSRIIESPRERMIAILTNNFVPCNGRWPVLILLAGLFMAAGFSGGMNTFVAASVVVGIVLFGIIMTIFVSWALSKTLLRGVPSHYTLELPPYRKPKIWNTIVRATLDKSWFVLKRAVIIAAPASVITWILANIFVGDQSVLEHFAGFLDPFAQAIGLDGFILTAFILGFPANEIVLPILLMGYLATGSMIEVDNLNDLKQIFLDHGWTWLTALNMMLFSLLHYPCGTTMFNIWKETKSVKWTSAAFILPTTIAIVVTFVIAQVVKGFGWV
- a CDS encoding FeoB small GTPase domain-containing protein → MSHTIALAGNPNTGKSTLFNLLTGLKQHTGNWPGKTVLRAEGELKTEKHVYKVIDLPGTYSLYSNSADEEVARDYIIFEKPDIALVVVDATSLERNLNIALQVLEMTDRAVLCVNLIDEARKRGIHIDKEALSKQLGIPVVLISAREKIGIIQLLKTIDRMIEGKLITKGYKIKYSPEIEKKIKELEPEIKHIFGDIFPARWIALRILDGDKKLLESLKAYIQNQQFSSEKHPSAQGGCCHGV
- a CDS encoding FeoA family protein, producing the protein MLDKKPIYQFQIGDRIEITSVELRDDVIRRRLLDLGFVPGATIEIVQKSPLGDPIAFKVFNTTIALRKEESSFIYAKKVHKEVV
- a CDS encoding S1C family serine protease, with translation MRCPTCGMKKQRRTRFCLNCGRTLKRGIAFKLTAIISFLLLVSGGTYLFIESNAASNRLETHTKAANAASRNDPELMNKQSDDLDDEKTVEEKIQMAEKNVYTVRTNEREGAAFLYNDQGILLTSAHLVEGHTEVQVRNNHDAFTGSVIGYSNETNLAAIQVSELAGDQPAPIEREKGLSAGDEVIAMGSERVLDNNTTPTVVNEVDWHFSYGNFTYEHTYQLEETLLLGYSGGPLLSGETGSMIAINSIAHVKDIAVQFSVPIHEVADMIDGWIDEPMNAATITEQFYDADGGYFFGDFWGTRYPEETATNQESESTSKGEGSVTNAAENNTSNHRGQQTWQAPAYTPPANNGWQNRDNNTQNGTNDINQNSTPEQKKDNETNKGAGEGPSDGGDDQTNYDENSTKPTDGPKKPEEPEKPKEPQEDSSEEDNESSQQ